A genomic stretch from Pristiophorus japonicus isolate sPriJap1 chromosome 6, sPriJap1.hap1, whole genome shotgun sequence includes:
- the LOC139265359 gene encoding LOW QUALITY PROTEIN: cholinesterase-like (The sequence of the model RefSeq protein was modified relative to this genomic sequence to represent the inferred CDS: inserted 1 base in 1 codon) produces MMLKMQPSFLTWHILVLWLLLTLEPVSAQSEDELMVTTRQGKVKGTRLNVLSGSVTAFLGIPYAEPPIGDLRFKKPEPRKPWSELWNANKYPNTCYQYGSSSPSGLSLEDMWDPNTNISEDCLYVNLWVPSPKPSKAAVMIWIFGGGFSYGTSSLAVYDGGYLAYIENVIVVSMNYRLGALGFLALPGNHEVPGNMGLFDQRLALEWVQDNIKAFGGNPKSVTLFGESAGAASIHLHILSPKKHSLFTRAIMQSGSSNAPWSVIQGDEAKRRATILAQHLKCPYSDDTELLNCLCDKHPHEIIEKSLEILTDRFLSSCVFLPVVDGDFLTDLPEKLIKIKNIKXIKILAGVNKDEGSYFLLYCVPGFDKETESLITREQFQQGIRMVYPDTGDNGAEAIAFQYTDWTDENNATKNRDALNDVAGDSNFICPLTNFANYFVEYGNIVYFYLFDHLASNANWPDWMGVMHGYEIEFVFGMPLDGLLNYTMVERTLSRNMMHYWANFAKTGNPNEPKTEGLKWPKYTPLEQRYITLNTEAPKICMKHRDPQCAFWNDILPKLCESSAPMDEAEQLWNSEFQRWNTYMSDWKNNFRAYNSKKDSCTSN; encoded by the exons ATGATGCTCAAAATGCAACCAAGTTTCTTAACATGGCACATATTAGTGCTGTGGCTTCTTCTGACTCTTGAGCCTGTCAGTGCACAAAGCGAAGATGAGCTGATGGTCACAACCAGACAAGGAAAAGTAAAAGGAACTCGGTTAAACGTCCTTTCAGGATCAGTCACTGCATTCCTGGGGATACCATATGCAGAACCGCCCATTGGTGACCTTCGATTTAAGAAACCAGAACCTCGCAAACCCTGGTCTGAGCTGTGGAATGCAAACAAATATCCAAATACATGTTACCAGTATGGAAGCAGCTCTCCTTCTGGTTTGTCCTTGGAAGACATGTGGGATCCTAACACAAACATTAGTGAGGATTGTCTGTACGTTAACTTGTGGGTTCCATCACCAAAACCAAGCAAAGCAGCTGTTATGATATGGATCTTTGGTGGAGGCTTTTCGTATGGCACCTCTTCCCTAGCAGTATATGATGGCGGATATCTAGCTTACATTGAGAATGTAATTGTAGTTTCCATGAATTACAGGTTAGGTGCTTTAGGTTTCCTAGCTTTGCCTGGTAACCATGAGGTTCCCGGAAATATGGGATTATTTGACCAACGTTTAGCACTTGAGTGGGTTCAGGATAATATAAAAGCATTTGGAGGGAATCCCAAAAGTGTGACCTTGTTTGGAGAAAGTGCTGGAGCAGCATCAATACATCTGCATATTCTTTCACCTAAAAAACATTCTCTCTTTACTAGAGCCATAATGCAAAGTGGCTCCTCCAATGCTCCCTGGTCTGTTATACAAGGTGATGAGGCAAAACGCAGGGCTACAATTTTGGCCCAACACCTTAAATGTCCTTACAGTGATGATACAGAGCTACTCAATTGTCTTTGTGATAAGCATCCCCACGAAATAATAGAGAAGAGTCTAGAAATCTTAACAGATCGTTTTTTGTCTAGTTGTGTTTTTCTACCTGTAGTTGATGGGGATTTTCTCACTGACCTGCctgaaaaattaattaaaataaaaaacatta aaattaaaATCTTAGCTGGTGTGAACAAAGATGAGGGGAGCTACTTTTTGTTGTATTGCGTTCCTGGTTTCGACAAAGAGACAGAAAGTCTTATTACTCGTGAACAATTCCAACAAGGTATAAGGATGGTTTATCCTGACACTGGTGATAACGGAGCAGAGGCTATTGCTTTCCAATATACAGATTGGACAGATGAGAACAATGCAACAAAGAATCGTGATGCTTTGAATGATGTAGCTGGAGACAGCAATTTTATATGTCCACTTACGAATTTTGCTAATTATTTTGTTGAATATGGAAATATTGTTTACTTCTATTTGTTTGACCATCTTGCCTCCAATgcaaattggccagattggatgggAGTTATGCATGGTTATGAGATTGAATTCGTGTTTGGAATGCCTCTTGACGGATTGCTCAATTACACTATGGTAGAGCGAACACTCAGCAGAAACATGATGCACTATTGGGCAAACTTTGCAAAAACTGG TAACCCAAATGAACCCAAAACGGAAGGATTGAAGTGGCCTAAATATACACCATTAGAACAACGGTATATAACTTTAAACACTGAAGCACCAAAAATTTGTATGAAACACCGTGATCCGCAATGTGCCTTCTGGAATGACATTCTTCCCAAACTCTGTGAAAGCTCAG caccaATGGATGAAGCAGAACAGCTATGGAATTCGGAATTCCAACGATGGAACACTTACATGTCAGACTGGAAAAATAACTTCAGAGCTTATAACAGCAAAAAAGATAGTTGTACCAGTAATTAA